A genome region from Triticum aestivum cultivar Chinese Spring chromosome 2B, IWGSC CS RefSeq v2.1, whole genome shotgun sequence includes the following:
- the LOC123041456 gene encoding uncharacterized protein, with translation MHLTTTLTRSPNCALSSCSCTARQRSRAERGGTEEGQRAAMHFFSGRSKLRQKNGGGKNQADASAAPKAKHKDGRCRALCCGASRLSVSSSASCSSLDAPDTTRGRMSDIAHGMVQARLHSMVDAASADGRSSATRRGTELADQRRRWPCVCSCASGGGGGCYEKSAPRPRERKPCVVLVAVDRRTYEPREEFRRSIAEVIAAKRMAEPAELRALLNCYVSVNAREHRAAILDAFHEVCTGLFACKG, from the coding sequence ATGCATCTTACTACTACCCTTACCCGTTCGCCCAATTGTGCATTGTCCTCTTGCAGTTGCACGGCAAGACAACGTAGCAGAGCAGAGCGCGGCGGCACGGAGGAAGGACAGAGAGCGGCGATGCACTTCTTCTCGGGCCGGAGCAAGCTGCGGCAGAAGAATGGCGGCGGCAAGAACCAGGCCGATGCCAGCGCGGCGCCCAAGGCGAAGCACAAGGACGGCAGGTGCCGCGCGCTGTGCTGCGGCGCGTCGCGGCTCAGCGTGTCCTCCTCGGCGTCCTGCTCGTCCCTGGACGCGCCGGACACGACGCGCGGCCGCATGTCGGACATCGCCCACGGCATGGTCCAGGCGAGGCTGCACTCCATGGTCGACGCCGCCTCCGCCGACGGCCGGTCGTCGGCGACGCGCCGCGGGACGGAGCTCGCTGATCAGCGCCGTCGCTGGCCGTGCGTCTGCTCCTgcgccagcggcggcggcggcggctgctacgAGAAGAGCGCGCCCAGGCCCAGGGAGAGGAAGCCGTGCGTCGTGCTGGTGGCCGTGGACAGGAGGACTTACGAGCCCCGGGAGGAGTTCCGCCGGTCCATCGCGGAGGTGATCGCGGCGAAGCGGATGGCCGAGCCCGCGGAGCTGCGGGCGCTGCTCAACTGCTACGTGTCCGTGAACGCGCGCGAGCACCGCGCCGCCATCCTCGACGCCTTCCACGAGGTGTGCACCGGCCTGTTCGCTTGCAAGGGCTGA
- the LOC123041457 gene encoding uncharacterized protein codes for MAGDAPPSPTGEEPSPASAPLLLRRRGSYQRCMSHARDELRSFRSCLRWMCVDHSDGSSAAASWLVFSVLAVAVPVAARVAMPRRAYDTQVQVSLTLSAALAYITLTSLIRRRGLRRLLYLDRLRHDSQDVRAGYTMQLAGSFHLLACFVLPCFLADAAYKVFWYCAHRPFPAWWSAAACAMEMASWMYRTAMFFMACVLFRIICYLQILRMTGFARDFGQCADVVAVLGQHRRIRDQLRRISHRYRKFIMYCLLLVTASQFTALLGATRPHAQVNIATAGELALCSLSLVAGLLICLHSAAKITHKTQAITSIAAAWHADATINTVERDQENPRTPSRSCLQLQQVPPSPESDQSDDDEMSPSEDSLDTSSKFTSFHATHISYQKRQALVTYLENNRAGITVFGFVVDRTWLHALFMLEFSLVMWLLGKTIGIS; via the exons ATGGCCGGGgacgcgccgccgtcgccgacggGCGAGGAGCCCTCGCCCGCGTCGGCGCCGCTACTGCTGCGGCGGAGGGGCTCGTACCAGCGCTGCATGTCGCACGCGCGCGACGAGCTCCGCAGCTTCCGCTCCTGCCTCCGCTGGATGTGCGTCGACCACTCAGACGGCTCCAGCGCCGCGGCCTCGTGGCTCGTCTTCTCCGTCCTCGCGGTGGCCGTCCCGGTGGCCGCGCGCGTCGCCATGCCGCGCCGCGCCTACGACACGCAGGTGCAGGTCTCGCTCACGCTCTCCGCGGCGCTCGCCTACATCACGCTCACCTCGCTCATCCGCCGCCGCGGCCTGCGCCGGCTGCTCTACCTGGACCGCCTCCGCCACGACTCCCAGGACGTGCGCGCGGGCTACACCATGCAGCTCGCCGGCTCCTTCCACCTCCTCGCCTGCTTCGTCCTGCCATGCTTCctcgccgacgccgcctacaaGGTGTTCTGGTACTGCGCGCACCGGCCCTTCCCGGCGTGGTGGTCCGCCGCGGCGTGCGCGATGGAGATGGCGTCGTGGATGTACCGCACGGCCATGTTCTTCATGGCGTGCGTGCTGTTCCGGATCATATGCTACCTGCAGATCCTGCGCATGACGGGCTTCGCGCGGGACTTCGGCCAGTGCGCCGACGTGGTCGCCGTGCTGGGGCAGCACCGCCGCATCCGTGACCAGCTCCGGCGGATCAGCCACCGGTACCGCAAGTTCATAATGTACTGCCTCCTGCTCGTGACGGCCAGCCAGTTCACCGCGCTCCTCGGCGCCACGAGGCCCCACGCGCAGGTCAACATCGCCACAGCCGGCGAGCTCGCG CTCTGCTCCCTGAGCCTCGTGGCCGGCCTGCTCATCTGCCTGCACAGCGCCGCAAAGATCACGCACAAGACGCAGGCCATCACCAGCATCGCCGCGGCGTGGCACGCAGACGCCACCATCAACACCGTGGAGCGTGACCAGGAGAACCCCAGGACGCCGAGCAGGTCGTGCCTACAGCTGCAGCAGGTGCCCCCATCCCCGGAGTCGGACCAGTCGGACGACGACGAGATGTCCCCGAGCGAGGACAGCCTCGACACCTCCTCCAAGTTCACGTCCTTCCACGCCACTCACATCTCATACCAGAAGAGGCAGGCGCTAG TGACCTACCTGGAGAACAACCGCGCGGGCATCACGGTGTTCGGCTTCGTCGTGGACCGGACGTGGCTCCACGCGCTCTTCATGCTCGAGTTCTCGCTAGTCATGTGGCTGCTGGGGAAGACCATTGGTATATCTTAG
- the LOC123045595 gene encoding uncharacterized protein yields MARTPRHRDLSSRRLRSSPPDAPSHYQKATKAAKENKLKLTSEKKDWKHATCPICLERPHDAVLLLCSSHTKGCRPYMCGTNYHQSNCLEQFKNAYVKEKPANEVSIAVAAASKKPKDVELACPICRGEVKGWTVVEPARRFLNRKKRTCIHEDCSFMGSYKKLCKHVKVRHPSSKPREVDPARLAEWKELESAKERQDAISIVTGLNPGSMIIGDYLIDPNSGSSDSFMDNSDWSDDSDSYTFPDGGDIMFSGAPDIRSLRRVVRRAYRTSGARPRQNVQRRALTISRSSGRRGWPQVGSALSARMPRGRQARSTNDS; encoded by the coding sequence ATGGCAAGAACTCCAAGGCACCGCGACTTATCAAGCCGGCGACTTCGGTCATCTCCTCCTGATGCACCTTCCCACTACCAGAAAGCAACAAAGGCAGCCAAGGAAAATAAATTGAAATTAACCTCGGAGAAAAAGGATTGGAAACATGCCACTTGCCCAATATGCTTGGAGCGTCCACATGATGCTGTCCTCCTGCTGTGTTCTTCACACACCAAGGGTTGTCGACCATACATGTGTGGAACCAACTATCATCAGTCTAATTGTCTCGAACAGTTTAAAAATGCTTATGTGAAGGAGAAGCCGGCAAATGAAGTATCAATTGCAGTGGCAGCAGCTAGCAAGAAGCCAAAGGATGTGGAGCTTGCTTGCCCTATCTGCCGTGGGGAAGTGAAAGGCTGGACAGTGGTTGAACCAGCCCGGCGATTTCTCAATCGCAAGAAGAGAACTTGCATTCATGAAGACTGCTCGTTCATGGGATCATATAAGAAACTCTGCAAGCATGTGAAGGTCAGACATCCTTCATCAAAACCTCGTGAAGTTGACCCTGCACGATTGGCTGAATGGAAGGAGCTTGAAAGTGCAAAGGAGAGGCAGGATGCAATCAGCATAGTCACAGGCTTGAATCCAGGATCTATGATTATTGGGGACTATCTTATTGACCCCAATAGTGGCAGCAGCGACTCTTTTATGGATAACTCTGATTGGAGTGATGACTCTGACTCTTACACGTTTCCTGATGGTGGTGATATTATGTTTTCTGGAGCTCCTGATATCCGATCATTACGAAGAGTGGTTCGCAGAGCTTACAGGACAAGTGGGGCAAGACCAAGGCAAAATGTCCAGCGTCGCGCTCTAACCATCTCCAGAAGCAGTGGAAGGCGTGGATGGCCGCAGGTTGGTTCTGCTCTGTCAGCTCGGATGCCAAGGGGGAGACAAGCAAGATCCACAAATGACAGCTGA